Proteins encoded together in one Bacteroidales bacterium window:
- a CDS encoding UDP-N-acetylmuramate--L-alanine ligase translates to MNPDRYTYFYFIGIGGIGMSALARYFKTLGKEVAGYDRTCTLLTKKLESEGIPVTYHEDIQEVPPAFLTDPSKTLVIFTPAVPGNHKALQWFREHSFQVIKRSDLLGAVFNQSMGVAIAGTHGKTTVSTLTAWLLHNEGKRISAFMGGISRNFQSNLVLTPESEFVVAEADEFDRSFLKLFPSVAVITSMDPDHLDIYETQEAVRNAFFEFAENIKPGGILVLREGLPMRETVAKERKVYRYGFDPGSDFAALSCRKTESGHMFDLKTPEGIIEGFEIRLPGKANLENAVAALAACFACGTSVDKLHRALAKFEGVQRRFDIRIDTPGLAYVDDYGHHPEEIKAFISAMRDRFPGRHLTGIFQPHLYTRTRDFADGFAESLSGLDRLILLDIYPARELPIPGVDSGMIFKKVMLNDKYLSTKEELPALLETLNLDVVATMGAGDIDTLVEPLTDMLTKRIAP, encoded by the coding sequence ATGAATCCTGACAGGTATACATATTTCTATTTTATTGGAATCGGCGGCATAGGCATGAGCGCCCTGGCCCGCTATTTCAAGACGCTTGGTAAGGAAGTGGCGGGATATGACCGTACCTGCACCCTGCTGACGAAAAAGCTTGAATCAGAAGGAATTCCTGTTACATACCACGAAGATATTCAGGAGGTTCCTCCTGCCTTTCTCACTGATCCGTCAAAGACCCTGGTGATCTTTACTCCCGCTGTACCTGGAAATCATAAAGCATTGCAATGGTTCCGTGAACACAGCTTTCAGGTTATCAAACGCTCGGATTTGCTGGGAGCTGTTTTTAATCAATCCATGGGAGTAGCCATTGCCGGCACACACGGGAAAACTACTGTCAGTACCCTGACAGCCTGGCTTTTGCATAATGAAGGAAAACGGATCTCGGCTTTTATGGGGGGAATCTCCAGGAATTTCCAGTCCAATCTGGTACTTACACCTGAAAGTGAATTTGTAGTTGCTGAAGCTGACGAGTTTGACCGTTCTTTTCTGAAATTATTTCCTTCGGTTGCAGTCATTACTTCCATGGATCCTGACCACCTTGATATTTATGAAACGCAAGAGGCAGTGAGGAATGCATTTTTTGAATTTGCTGAAAATATCAAACCGGGAGGCATACTTGTTCTCAGGGAAGGTTTACCGATGAGAGAAACTGTGGCAAAGGAAAGAAAGGTTTACCGGTATGGTTTTGATCCCGGATCAGATTTCGCTGCCCTCTCCTGCCGGAAAACAGAATCCGGCCATATGTTTGATCTGAAAACGCCGGAAGGAATTATTGAAGGTTTTGAAATCAGACTACCCGGGAAAGCCAATCTTGAAAACGCTGTAGCTGCTCTTGCAGCATGTTTTGCCTGCGGCACCAGTGTGGACAAGTTGCACCGGGCTTTGGCCAAATTTGAAGGTGTACAGCGGCGTTTTGACATTCGCATCGATACGCCAGGCCTTGCTTATGTTGACGATTACGGGCATCACCCGGAAGAAATCAAAGCTTTTATCTCGGCCATGCGCGACCGTTTTCCGGGTCGTCATCTTACCGGAATTTTCCAGCCGCATTTGTATACGCGTACCCGCGATTTTGCCGATGGTTTTGCCGAAAGCCTTTCCGGGCTTGACCGGCTTATCCTGCTGGACATTTATCCGGCCAGGGAATTGCCCATACCGGGAGTGGATTCCGGAATGATTTTCAAAAAAGTAATGCTGAACGATAAATATCTGAGCACCAAGGAAGAGTTACCGGCTTTGCTCGAAACCTTAAACCTTGATGTGGTCGCCACCATGGGGGCAGGGGATATTGATACCCTGGTGGAGCCACTTACTGATATGTTAACCAAAAGAATTGCGCCGTGA
- the ftsA gene encoding cell division protein FtsA, with protein sequence MYAKAMNMNNITFTGMKSKKDIVAAVDIGTTKIVTAVARRNENNRIEILAISRADSKGVRRGVVRNIEETVASIQSTVDLVKKQSGIDFSEVYVGVAGEYIRSIRNRSYLNRDSWEEEITEEEIRRLLDDSFRVPVDAMEKVIHVLPQDFVVDNEPGIINPVGMTGKRLEGNFHIVIGKIDSLKTVERCLSHLNLKVKSFILEPIASAEAVLTEDEKEAGVALIDIGGGTSDLAIYYDGIIRHTAVIPFGGNVITTDIKEGCGILLRQAEMLKIKYGSALGDLEDENKVATIPGISGREPREVSFRTLAYIIQARMEEIIDRILFQIETSGYADKLAAGIVITGGGALLRNLPHLIKFRTGMDVRLGYPSEHLAGNLTQEANHPMYSTCLGLVMLGCEDQAKKKPDAEEPVAEKIPVAEEAVSQSVNEPEPTKAPAQQGKTLFKNLQELLSNLFTVNDSNM encoded by the coding sequence ATGTACGCGAAGGCAATGAATATGAACAATATAACTTTTACAGGAATGAAGTCAAAAAAGGACATTGTTGCCGCAGTTGATATCGGCACCACAAAAATTGTAACTGCCGTTGCCCGACGCAACGAGAATAACCGTATAGAAATTCTGGCCATAAGCCGGGCTGATTCCAAAGGTGTGCGAAGAGGCGTTGTACGAAATATAGAAGAAACGGTTGCTTCCATACAGAGTACGGTCGATCTTGTCAAAAAACAGTCGGGAATTGATTTCTCTGAGGTATACGTTGGGGTAGCGGGCGAATACATCCGGAGCATCCGGAACCGAAGCTACCTGAACCGTGATTCTTGGGAGGAAGAAATAACCGAGGAAGAAATCCGCCGGCTCCTGGATGATTCGTTCCGGGTTCCGGTGGATGCCATGGAGAAGGTCATTCATGTTCTTCCACAGGATTTCGTTGTGGATAACGAACCGGGCATCATCAATCCGGTGGGTATGACGGGAAAACGGCTGGAAGGGAATTTCCACATTGTTATCGGGAAGATTGATTCCCTGAAAACGGTCGAGCGTTGCCTCAGTCATTTGAATCTCAAGGTAAAATCATTTATCCTTGAACCCATCGCTTCAGCCGAAGCTGTGCTGACGGAAGATGAAAAAGAAGCAGGGGTGGCGTTGATCGATATCGGAGGCGGAACAAGTGATCTTGCCATTTATTATGACGGCATTATTCGTCATACTGCCGTTATTCCTTTTGGTGGTAATGTTATCACCACAGATATAAAGGAAGGTTGCGGCATTCTTCTCAGGCAGGCCGAAATGCTGAAAATTAAATATGGTTCGGCTCTGGGCGATCTGGAAGATGAGAATAAGGTTGCCACCATTCCCGGAATCAGCGGAAGAGAGCCCAGGGAGGTTTCCTTCCGCACACTTGCTTATATTATACAGGCCCGTATGGAAGAGATCATTGACCGTATTCTGTTTCAGATTGAAACGTCAGGGTACGCTGACAAGCTGGCTGCCGGTATTGTAATAACGGGCGGAGGCGCTTTACTCCGGAATCTTCCTCATTTGATAAAATTCCGCACAGGAATGGATGTGAGGCTTGGATATCCTTCCGAGCACCTGGCCGGCAATCTTACCCAGGAAGCCAATCATCCGATGTACTCAACATGCCTGGGCCTTGTTATGCTTGGCTGTGAAGATCAGGCAAAGAAGAAACCCGACGCAGAGGAACCCGTGGCAGAGAAGATTCCGGTGGCAGAAGAGGCTGTATCGCAATCGGTCAATGAACCTGAACCAACGAAAGCGCCGGCACAGCAGGGCAAAACTCTTTTCAAAAACCTCCAGGAATTGTTGTCCAATTTGTTTACCGTCAATGACAGCAACATGTAA
- the murG gene encoding undecaprenyldiphospho-muramoylpentapeptide beta-N-acetylglucosaminyltransferase translates to MSLRIIISGGGTGGHVFPALAIAHAIRKMRPGTDILFIGALGKLEMEKIPAAGYPIVGLPVIGMPRKLSFRFVPFLMKWMLSLMKARKILKKFKPHAVIGVGGYASAPVLQMAVRMNIVTVIQEQNSYAGLVNRSLATKVNRICVAYQGMEKYFPPEKIVFTGNPVRTSILQCSALRKEALEHFDLTEERPVILVLGGSLGAGTINRSVAKNIKLLQSHNVQVIWQCGEAYSKEAGSQIAENTEENKIRLVPFIERMELAYAAADIIISRAGAGTISELCVVGKPSILIPSPNVAEDHQTKNAMMLASVGAAMVIPDAEAVEKLIPSALALLNDPGRCRAMAEKIKELAVTDADERIAKVVFSLTDTLQHES, encoded by the coding sequence ATGTCTCTTAGAATCATCATAAGCGGAGGAGGTACAGGGGGACATGTTTTTCCGGCACTGGCCATTGCCCATGCGATCAGAAAAATGCGTCCCGGGACAGATATTTTGTTCATAGGGGCATTGGGAAAACTTGAAATGGAGAAAATTCCGGCGGCAGGGTATCCCATCGTGGGTCTGCCTGTGATCGGAATGCCCCGAAAGCTCAGTTTCCGGTTTGTTCCTTTTTTGATGAAATGGATGCTGAGCCTGATGAAAGCAAGAAAGATCCTTAAAAAATTCAAGCCGCACGCTGTCATCGGTGTGGGAGGATATGCCAGTGCACCGGTTCTCCAGATGGCAGTCAGGATGAATATCGTAACCGTTATTCAGGAACAAAACAGTTATGCCGGTTTGGTGAATCGTTCCCTGGCCACCAAAGTCAATCGTATTTGCGTGGCCTATCAGGGGATGGAAAAATACTTCCCGCCTGAAAAAATCGTATTTACGGGAAATCCGGTGAGAACAAGTATTCTTCAATGCAGTGCGCTCAGAAAGGAGGCACTGGAACATTTTGACCTTACTGAAGAAAGGCCGGTAATTCTTGTTCTTGGAGGAAGTCTGGGTGCAGGTACTATCAACCGGAGTGTAGCAAAAAACATCAAATTGCTCCAATCTCATAATGTGCAGGTTATATGGCAATGTGGAGAAGCATACAGTAAGGAAGCCGGAAGCCAGATTGCTGAAAATACTGAGGAAAACAAAATCCGCCTTGTGCCTTTTATTGAGCGGATGGAACTGGCGTATGCAGCAGCCGACATCATTATTTCCCGTGCCGGTGCAGGTACCATTTCAGAATTATGTGTTGTTGGGAAACCGTCTATCCTGATACCTTCGCCGAATGTTGCCGAAGACCATCAGACAAAAAATGCAATGATGCTTGCTTCGGTCGGCGCTGCTATGGTAATTCCCGATGCAGAAGCCGTGGAAAAACTGATTCCGTCTGCACTGGCCCTCTTGAATGATCCTGGCCGCTGCAGGGCGATGGCGGAAAAAATAAAGGAACTTGCGGTTACCGATGCTGATGAGCGAATAGCAAAGGTAGTGTTTTCTCTGACTGATACTTTGCAACATGAATCCTGA